GCCCGTGGCAGCCTCTATAACCCATGCTTTGTAACTACGCCTTGAGTTTCCCAAAATATTATTACCAAGAGTCCTTGGGACCAGTCAGCTTATGTGTGTGCCTAATAACATAGCAGAATAATAGTGTGGGGCTTTAAAAACCACCCTTGGAAAGaggttttcattttttcactCACAAAGCAAATAAGCTTCCTAATTAGCTACAACACGCCTGAAAAGCTCTGCTCCTACTAGTCAGCAAGCCCCTGCTCTGTGCTGCCTTGTATGACCTTCATCTCTGTTACAAGGACAGGCTGGCTGCTTTCTCCATTTCACTCATGTTCAAAGAACTCGTGGCAGGCAGTGGTAACCATGGCAACGAAGGCCATAAATTCCTGGAAGTCACATTCGCCGTCTCCATCACTGTCCAGCGTTTCCATGACTTTGTCCACAACCTCTTGCTCCTTGATTTCCTAAGAGAGTAAAAGGAGTTGCCCAATTTGTTTTTAAGTAGCATTTAGGGCTACCAAAACATGATTAAAAGTTAGATGAgtcttataatttttattaaaaataacctaagataaaatgtaaaataccAGAAATAATTTCTTCTGTCACCAGGGCCTTTATTGACTGGGCAGAAGTCTGTGGAGGTCTGTGCTATTTTGTTCCACCTTATTTTAGGTCCAGTGGAACCTGGGCTTCTTGC
Above is a window of Loxodonta africana isolate mLoxAfr1 chromosome 2, mLoxAfr1.hap2, whole genome shotgun sequence DNA encoding:
- the S100B gene encoding protein S100-B — encoded protein: MSELEKAMVSLIDVFHQYSGKEGDKHKLKKSELKELINNELSHFLEEIKEQEVVDKVMETLDSDGDGECDFQEFMAFVAMVTTACHEFFEHE